The following are from one region of the Salvia splendens isolate huo1 chromosome 2, SspV2, whole genome shotgun sequence genome:
- the LOC121787205 gene encoding glucan endo-1,3-beta-glucosidase 14-like encodes MAIPLLLLLLFLIFSDSLTKSESLGVGINYGQIANNLPSPSRVASLLRSVNITKVKLYDADPIVLSAFANSGVEFVIGLGNEYLQKMTDPIQAQSWIQQHVQPYISQTKITCITVGNEVLMGNDTQLKSYLLPAMQTVSAALRTLGLTKDIYVTTAHSFNILANSFPPSASAFRPDLAEYMQGILAFHKQTNSPFLINVYPFFAYKDSNGQVLLDYALFQPNPGTIDPNTNLHYDNMLYAQIDAVYAAIKALGHTDIQVKVSETGWPSKGDPNEFGATPENARLYNGNLLSRIEQRQGTPAKPQVAIDVFFFALFNENMKPGPVSERNYGLYYPDGSPVYNIGLQGIVPRMDYSASAKNVGMLSSGILSLLIVTICLL; translated from the exons ATGGCCAtccctctcctcctcctcctcctcttccttatCTTTTCAG ATTCATTGACGAAGAGCGAGAGCTTAGGAGTAGGGATCAACTACGGCCAGATTGCGAACAACCTTCCGTCGCCGTCGCGAGTGGCGTCTCTCCTCCGATCCGTCAACATCACCAAAGTAAAGCTCTACGACGCCGATCCGATCGTCCTCTCCGCCTTCGCCAACTCCGGCGTCGAATTCGTGATCGGATTAGGCAACGAGTACCTCCAGAAGATGACCGATCCAATCCAGGCCCAATCCTGGATCCAGCAGCACGTCCAGCCCTACATCTCCCAGACCAAAATCACCTGCATCACCGTCGGCAACGAAGTCCTCATGGGCAACGACACCCAGCTCAAATCCTACCTCCTCCCGGCAATGCAGACCGTCTCCGCCGCCCTCCGCACCCTCGGCCTCACCAAGGACATCTACGTCACCACCGCCCACTCCTTCAACATCCTCGCCAACTCCTTCCCCCCCTCCGCCAGCGCCTTCCGCCCCGATCTCGCCGAGTATATGCAGGGGATCCTCGCCTTCCACAAGCAGACCAACTCCCCCTTCCTCATCAATGTCTACCCCTTCTTCGCTTACAAGGACAGCAACGGCCAGGTCCTCCTCGACTACGCCCTCTTCCAGCCCAATCCCGGCACCATCGATCCAAACACCAATTTACACTACGACAACATGCTCTACGCGCAGATTGACGCTGTTTACGCGGCTATTAAAGCGCTAGGACATACCGACATCCAAGTAAAGGTTTCCGAAACGGGATGGCCTTCCAAAGGTGATCCGAATGAGttcggggcgacgccggagAATGCGAGATTGTACAATGGGAATCTGCTTAGTAGGATAGAGCAGAGGCAGGGGACTCCGGCGAAGCCTCAAGTGGCCATTGATGTCTTCTTTTTCGCGCTTTTTAATGAGAATATGAAGCCCGGCCCGGTCTCTGAGAGGAACTACGGCTTGTATTACCCTGATGGCTCTCCTGTTTACAACATTGGGCTGCAGGGTATTGTTCCCCGTATGGATTACTCAGCTTCTGCCAAAAAT GTTGGGATGTTGTCAAGTGGCATTCTTTCGTTATTGATAGTTACTATATGTTTGTTGTAG